In Candidatus Latescibacterota bacterium, a single window of DNA contains:
- a CDS encoding helix-turn-helix domain-containing protein: protein MMTSPNSFPDFVTLTAQEVAKILNVSTKTLETWRRTESQNLPFIRIGRAIRYIPSDVSEFLKEKRHCASG, encoded by the coding sequence ATGATGACCAGTCCAAACTCTTTCCCCGATTTTGTTACCCTCACTGCCCAAGAAGTCGCGAAAATTCTGAATGTGTCCACAAAAACCCTAGAGACTTGGAGACGGACCGAATCTCAAAACCTCCCATTCATCAGAATCGGTAGGGCCATCCGCTACATACCATCCGACGTGAGTGAGTTCTTGAAGGAGAAGCGGCATTGTGCCAGCGGCTGA